The proteins below come from a single Bryobacter aggregatus MPL3 genomic window:
- the rocF gene encoding arginase: MDATEVAIIGAPMDLGAGRRGVDMGPSAVRAAGLHARLASLGYSVRDLGNIEVVQPESTTPKSTSARFLDEIAASCTRLAKIVERAASAGQFPLILGGDHSIAAGSLAGLAKYYRKSKAKFGLIWIDAHADMNIPATSPSGNVHGMPLAAALGMGPRELTHIGGFAPKVSPQNTVLIGLRDVDPAEGVNVRESGVLAFTMRDVDELGLRQVMRRAIAAASDGTEGIHLSFDMDSIDPDYAPGVGTPVSGGLTYREAHLAMETVSDSKLLRSLEIVEVNPILDTANRTALLAVELIASAMGKRILP; this comes from the coding sequence ATGGACGCTACTGAAGTTGCGATTATCGGCGCGCCGATGGACCTTGGGGCCGGACGTCGCGGTGTCGATATGGGGCCCTCGGCAGTGCGTGCGGCCGGTCTTCATGCCCGGCTGGCTTCGCTCGGTTACAGTGTCCGGGACCTGGGCAATATTGAGGTGGTGCAGCCGGAATCGACGACACCGAAATCGACTTCGGCTCGCTTTCTCGATGAGATTGCCGCTAGTTGCACCCGTCTTGCGAAGATTGTCGAAAGAGCGGCGAGTGCTGGGCAGTTTCCGCTGATTCTGGGTGGAGATCACTCGATTGCGGCAGGCTCGCTGGCGGGCTTAGCAAAGTACTATCGCAAGTCGAAAGCGAAGTTTGGGCTGATCTGGATTGATGCACATGCCGACATGAATATTCCGGCGACGAGTCCGTCCGGGAATGTGCATGGAATGCCTCTCGCTGCTGCGCTGGGCATGGGCCCGCGTGAATTGACGCATATCGGCGGTTTTGCTCCGAAAGTGTCTCCGCAGAACACGGTGCTGATCGGCCTGCGCGATGTCGATCCCGCCGAAGGGGTGAATGTCCGGGAGAGCGGTGTTCTGGCCTTTACGATGCGTGATGTGGATGAACTCGGCCTGCGGCAGGTGATGCGGCGGGCCATTGCGGCCGCAAGCGATGGCACCGAAGGCATTCATCTTTCCTTCGACATGGATAGCATCGATCCGGATTATGCTCCAGGGGTGGGCACTCCGGTGAGTGGCGGCCTGACCTATCGCGAGGCGCATCTGGCGATGGAGACGGTCAGCGATTCAAAGCTGCTGCGGTCTTTGGAGATCGTCGAGGTGAACCCAATTCTCGATACAGCGAATCGCACGGCATTGCTTGCGGTAGAACTGATTGCCTCGGCGATGGGGAAGCGCATTCTGCCTTGA
- a CDS encoding D-alanine--D-alanine ligase family protein, with product MSKLKVAVVYGGRSGEHEVSLRSAESIISNLDPERYEVSRFLVTKDGAWNPGPILPAPGANPNIDLVFPIVHGTFGEDGTMQGLFELADLPYVGPGVLGSATAMDKEFTKRILHDAGVPIVDYVIQRRGELDAAAIIAKLGLPVFVKPANLGSSVGINKAKNLAGLEAALEEAASFDTKVIIERAVAGREFECSVLGNEEMQASFPCEILPAGEFYDYDAKYVLDTTRIELPAKLDAAQTAAIRKHAVDAVRALGCEGMSRVDFLYETATGQFYVNEVNTLPGFTSISMYPKMWEHSGIPYARLLDRLIELALERHARKAATRFYR from the coding sequence ATGTCTAAACTCAAAGTTGCCGTCGTCTATGGTGGCCGGTCTGGGGAACACGAAGTCAGCCTTCGTTCGGCCGAATCCATCATTTCCAATCTTGATCCGGAGCGTTACGAAGTTTCCCGATTTTTGGTGACCAAGGACGGAGCCTGGAATCCTGGCCCGATCCTGCCGGCACCGGGTGCGAATCCGAACATCGACCTAGTCTTTCCAATTGTCCACGGGACCTTTGGCGAAGACGGGACGATGCAGGGCTTGTTTGAACTTGCCGATCTTCCCTATGTCGGACCCGGCGTGCTGGGCAGCGCGACGGCGATGGACAAGGAATTTACAAAGCGGATTCTGCATGATGCCGGCGTGCCGATTGTCGATTATGTGATCCAGCGGCGCGGCGAACTGGATGCTGCCGCAATTATCGCGAAGCTGGGGCTGCCGGTGTTTGTGAAGCCGGCCAATCTGGGTTCCTCGGTTGGGATCAATAAGGCGAAGAATCTTGCAGGTTTGGAGGCTGCTCTTGAGGAGGCCGCCAGTTTCGATACGAAGGTGATTATCGAGCGGGCCGTTGCGGGCAGGGAATTCGAATGCAGCGTGCTGGGCAATGAAGAGATGCAGGCTTCGTTCCCGTGCGAGATTCTGCCGGCGGGCGAGTTCTACGATTACGATGCAAAGTATGTTCTCGATACGACGCGCATCGAATTGCCGGCGAAGCTGGATGCTGCGCAAACAGCGGCGATTCGCAAGCATGCTGTCGATGCGGTGCGAGCGCTGGGTTGCGAGGGGATGTCGCGGGTTGACTTCCTCTATGAAACCGCCACGGGGCAGTTTTACGTCAATGAAGTAAATACTTTGCCTGGCTTTACTTCCATCAGCATGTACCCCAAGATGTGGGAGCATTCCGGGATTCCTTATGCGCGGCTCCTGGACCGGCTGATCGAGCTTGCCCTCGAACGGCATGCTCGTAAGGCGGCCACCCGGTTTTATCGATAA
- the asnS gene encoding asparagine--tRNA ligase, which yields MSEFPRVSIASIGKYEGQTVRLSGWLYNLRRSGKIAFPILRDGTGFLQCVAVKAELPEELFESIRNLTQESSLTVVGTVRAESRAAGGYELDIQDATIHQRVPEEDPYPITPKDHGIDFLMDRRHLWLRSKRQFAIARIRHEVISAVRDYFDSRDFVLVDTPIFTPAACEGTSTLFEVDYFEDEKVYLTQSGQLYNEANAMALGKVYCFGPTFRAEKSKTRRHLTEFWMVEPEMAYATLEDVKVLAEGLVVSIVERVLDRRREELKILERDTAKLETVKSPFPRMSYDEAVKILQGKGSEITWGADFGNTDETLLTEEMDRPVLVDKYPTEIKAFYFQPDEQRPEVALGVDVIAPDGYGEIIGGGQRIHDLNLLLQRLEEHKLPRDAFEWYLDLRKFGSVPHGGFGMGIERTVSWMCGLDHLREAIAYPRMLYRTRP from the coding sequence ATGAGTGAGTTTCCGCGTGTCTCGATTGCATCGATTGGCAAGTACGAAGGCCAGACGGTGCGTTTGTCTGGCTGGCTGTACAATCTCCGCCGCAGCGGGAAGATCGCGTTTCCGATTCTTCGTGATGGCACAGGCTTCCTGCAGTGTGTGGCCGTTAAGGCGGAACTGCCGGAAGAGTTGTTTGAGTCCATCCGGAATCTGACGCAGGAATCGTCGCTAACCGTCGTGGGAACGGTGCGTGCGGAGAGCCGTGCGGCTGGTGGCTATGAACTGGACATCCAGGATGCGACCATCCACCAGCGCGTGCCCGAGGAAGATCCTTATCCGATTACGCCGAAGGATCATGGCATCGACTTCCTGATGGACCGGCGGCATCTGTGGCTGCGTTCGAAGCGGCAGTTTGCGATTGCCCGCATTCGCCATGAAGTGATCAGCGCGGTGCGCGATTACTTTGACAGCCGTGATTTTGTTCTGGTGGATACGCCGATCTTTACGCCCGCGGCTTGCGAAGGCACCAGCACGTTGTTTGAGGTGGATTACTTCGAGGACGAGAAGGTCTATCTGACGCAGAGCGGCCAGCTCTATAACGAAGCGAATGCGATGGCTCTGGGGAAGGTGTATTGTTTCGGGCCGACTTTCCGCGCAGAGAAATCAAAGACACGGCGGCATCTCACCGAGTTCTGGATGGTGGAGCCGGAGATGGCCTACGCGACGCTTGAGGACGTGAAGGTGTTGGCCGAAGGATTGGTGGTTTCGATTGTCGAGCGGGTGTTGGACCGCCGCCGCGAAGAACTGAAGATTCTTGAGCGCGATACGGCCAAGCTGGAGACGGTGAAGAGTCCGTTTCCGCGGATGAGCTATGACGAGGCGGTGAAGATTCTGCAGGGCAAGGGCAGCGAAATCACCTGGGGCGCCGACTTTGGCAATACCGACGAAACGCTGCTGACGGAAGAGATGGACCGTCCGGTGCTGGTGGATAAGTACCCGACCGAGATCAAGGCTTTCTACTTTCAGCCGGATGAACAGCGTCCGGAAGTGGCGCTCGGCGTCGATGTCATCGCTCCCGATGGCTATGGCGAGATTATCGGGGGCGGCCAGCGCATTCATGATCTGAATCTGTTGTTGCAGCGCCTCGAGGAGCACAAGCTGCCGCGGGACGCCTTTGAGTGGTATCTGGACTTGCGCAAGTTTGGCAGCGTTCCCCACGGTGGTTTTGGAATGGGGATTGAACGCACCGTCAGTTGGATGTGCGGGCTGGATCATCTGCGGGAAGCGATCGCTTACCCCCGAATGTTGTATCGCACGAGGCCCTAA